From the Priestia koreensis genome, one window contains:
- the fliS gene encoding flagellar export chaperone FliS — protein MAVNNPYQAYQQNSVNTASPGELTLMLYNGCLKFIKLGKQAIEQKDIEAKNTNLLKAQKIIQEFMVTLNTDVTISGDMMVMYDYMNRRLMEANMKNDVAILEEVEGYVTEFRDTWKQVIQLNRQQTHRQGGQA, from the coding sequence ATGGCAGTGAATAATCCTTATCAGGCATATCAGCAAAACAGTGTGAATACGGCCTCACCGGGAGAGTTAACGCTTATGCTTTATAACGGCTGCTTGAAGTTTATTAAATTAGGCAAGCAGGCGATTGAGCAAAAGGATATTGAAGCAAAAAATACGAATTTATTGAAGGCACAGAAAATTATCCAAGAGTTTATGGTGACGCTGAACACTGATGTCACAATTAGTGGAGATATGATGGTGATGTATGATTATATGAATCGCCGCCTGATGGAAGCCAATATGAAAAATGATGTGGCAATTTTAGAAGAAGTAGAGGGCTACGTAACCGAGTTTCGTGATACGTGGAAGCAGGTTATTCAGCTTAATCGCCAACAAACCCATAGACAGGGTGGTCAGGCATAA